A genomic stretch from Arthrobacter sp. KBS0702 includes:
- a CDS encoding EAL domain-containing protein, whose amino-acid sequence MACDGCTTSSKLDFDFSMAFQPIYDAAAGRVWGYEALVRGSAGEGAFSVLSRVAPEQKYRFDQDCRVKAIELASRLFPAGEDLILSINFMPNAVYEPAACLRATLLAARRCSFPTTSIMFEFTENEEVSDTSHLTNIITEYRKHGFTTAIDDFGAGHAGLGLLVDFQPDLIKIDMKLIRGIHTSPARQAVIAGIVGIARELGITVLAEGIETEAEFLVLKRAGIRLFQGYWFAKPAFEALPQILSVPVAGVTTVA is encoded by the coding sequence ATGGCATGCGATGGCTGCACGACGTCGTCAAAACTCGACTTCGACTTCAGCATGGCTTTCCAGCCGATCTACGACGCCGCTGCCGGCCGCGTCTGGGGCTACGAGGCACTGGTCAGGGGCTCGGCCGGCGAGGGTGCCTTCAGCGTCCTGTCACGAGTCGCCCCCGAGCAGAAGTACCGCTTCGACCAGGACTGCCGGGTCAAGGCAATCGAGCTGGCCTCGCGGCTGTTTCCTGCCGGTGAGGACTTGATTCTTTCCATCAACTTCATGCCGAACGCGGTCTACGAACCGGCGGCGTGCCTGCGTGCGACGCTGCTGGCAGCCAGGCGCTGCAGCTTTCCGACGACGTCAATCATGTTCGAGTTCACCGAGAACGAAGAAGTTTCGGACACCTCCCACCTCACGAACATCATCACCGAGTACCGCAAGCACGGCTTCACCACCGCCATCGACGACTTTGGTGCCGGACATGCGGGCCTGGGGCTCCTGGTCGATTTCCAGCCCGACCTGATCAAGATCGATATGAAGCTCATCCGGGGAATCCACACGAGCCCGGCCCGTCAGGCCGTGATCGCCGGCATCGTCGGCATCGCCAGGGAGCTCGGTATCACGGTGCTCGCAGAGGGCATCGAGACGGAGGCGGAGTTCCTGGTCCTCAAGCGAGCGGGGATCCGCCTGTTTCAGGGATATTGGTTCGCGAAGCCGGCCTTCGAAGCGCTTCCCCAGATCCTCTCGGTGCCAGTCGCCGGCGTCACCACAGTCGCCTAG
- the murI gene encoding glutamate racemase, producing the protein MAAPVAKPYPRIIMTSASSTDPAAPAAAETAAGSAGNAGLGERPIGVFDSGVGGLTVARSIIDQLPNESILYVGDTAHGPYGPLPIAEVRANALGVMDELVDSGVKLLTIACNSASAAVLRDARERYTARYGIPVIEVIQPAVRRAVAATRSGRVGVIGTSATVGSRAYEDTFAAAPDLHITSVACPAFVPYVEAGITTGPELLAVAREYLEPLKAAGVDTVVLGCTHYPLLTGVISYVMGEDVTLVSSAEETAKDVYRSLASRGLERTGTSAPEHHFIATGDAAQFEHLARRFLGPEVLSVRHVDHVAAQYPTGSLARITPEMLAAAQAGANRPRISNFVSADGAPLNGLRGSGL; encoded by the coding sequence ATGGCCGCACCTGTAGCGAAGCCCTATCCTCGAATAATCATGACTTCAGCATCGAGCACGGATCCGGCAGCGCCAGCTGCGGCGGAGACCGCAGCGGGCAGCGCCGGAAATGCCGGGCTGGGGGAGCGCCCGATCGGCGTCTTCGACTCCGGCGTCGGGGGCCTCACGGTCGCACGGTCCATCATTGACCAGCTGCCCAACGAGTCCATCCTGTATGTCGGCGACACCGCGCACGGGCCCTACGGTCCGCTGCCCATCGCCGAGGTCCGCGCCAACGCACTCGGCGTGATGGACGAGCTGGTGGATTCCGGTGTCAAGCTGCTCACCATCGCCTGTAACTCGGCGTCCGCCGCCGTGCTCCGCGACGCCCGGGAACGCTATACCGCCCGGTACGGCATTCCGGTCATTGAAGTGATCCAGCCGGCCGTCCGGCGCGCGGTTGCCGCCACCCGCAGCGGCCGGGTCGGCGTGATCGGCACCTCGGCCACGGTCGGCTCCCGCGCCTACGAGGACACCTTTGCGGCGGCGCCGGACCTGCACATCACCTCGGTGGCCTGCCCGGCCTTCGTGCCCTACGTGGAGGCGGGCATCACCACGGGCCCGGAGTTGCTCGCCGTCGCCCGCGAATACCTTGAACCGCTGAAGGCCGCCGGGGTGGACACCGTGGTGCTCGGCTGCACCCATTACCCGCTGCTCACCGGAGTGATCTCCTACGTCATGGGCGAGGATGTCACGTTGGTGTCCAGCGCGGAGGAGACGGCCAAGGACGTTTACCGTTCGCTCGCGTCCCGCGGCCTGGAACGCACCGGGACCTCCGCGCCGGAGCACCACTTCATCGCCACCGGCGACGCCGCGCAGTTCGAGCACCTCGCCCGCCGTTTCCTCGGCCCGGAGGTCCTCAGCGTCCGCCACGTCGACCATGTCGCGGCGCAGTACCCCACCGGCAGCCTGGCCCGGATCACCCCGGAAATGCTGGCCGCCGCGCAGGCCGGCGCGAACCGGCCGCGCATCTCCAACTTTGTCTCCGCCGATGGGGCGCCGCTGAACGGCCTCCGGGGGTCCGGCCTGTGA
- a CDS encoding nicotinate phosphoribosyltransferase: protein MSTSAGWDHPRTSLYTDHYELTMLQAALHSGAAHRKSVFEAFARRLPDGRRYGIVAGTGRLLEGIADFRFGDAELDFLRRTKVVNEETLEYLANFSFSGDIWGYAEGEAYFPNSPILIVESTFAEACILETYILSILNHDSAIASAASRMITAAGNRPCVEMGSRRTQEESAVAAARAAVIAGFDSTSNLEAGRRYGIKTVGTAAHSFTLLHDTEREAFEAQIASMGAGTALLVDTYDVEAAVRTAVELAGAKLGAVRLDSGDLVAQAQWVRQLLDELGNENTRIIVTSDLDEFAIAALQSAPVDSYGVGTSLVTGSGAPTASMVYKLVSRTDDNGDFVAVAKAAKNKTSKGGRKYALRKLNERGTASQEIVGIGHRPDDDGNDRPLLQQFIKNGELLPGWTGPEGVVRARQRHADSMRELPAVVNRLQRGEAAIPTIYEED, encoded by the coding sequence GTGAGTACCTCTGCCGGCTGGGACCATCCCCGCACGTCCCTGTACACCGACCATTACGAGCTGACCATGCTGCAGGCCGCGCTGCACTCCGGCGCCGCGCACCGCAAATCGGTGTTCGAGGCCTTCGCCCGGCGGCTGCCGGACGGACGCCGCTACGGCATCGTGGCCGGAACCGGCCGGCTGCTGGAAGGGATCGCCGACTTCCGCTTCGGCGACGCCGAGCTCGACTTCCTGCGCCGCACCAAGGTGGTCAACGAGGAAACCTTGGAGTACCTGGCGAACTTCTCCTTCTCCGGTGACATCTGGGGCTACGCGGAGGGCGAGGCGTACTTCCCCAACTCCCCCATCCTGATTGTCGAATCCACCTTCGCCGAGGCCTGCATCCTCGAGACGTACATCCTCTCGATCCTGAACCACGACAGCGCTATCGCCTCCGCGGCCTCCCGCATGATTACCGCCGCCGGCAACCGGCCCTGCGTCGAGATGGGCTCCCGCCGGACCCAGGAGGAATCCGCCGTCGCTGCCGCCCGGGCCGCCGTGATCGCGGGCTTCGACAGCACCTCCAACCTCGAAGCCGGCCGCCGCTACGGGATCAAGACGGTGGGCACGGCCGCCCACTCCTTCACCCTGCTGCACGACACCGAGCGCGAGGCGTTTGAGGCGCAGATCGCCTCGATGGGCGCCGGCACCGCGCTGCTCGTGGACACCTACGACGTCGAGGCGGCCGTGCGCACCGCCGTCGAACTGGCCGGCGCCAAGCTGGGCGCCGTCCGCCTGGACTCCGGCGACCTCGTGGCCCAGGCGCAGTGGGTCCGGCAGCTCCTCGACGAACTCGGCAACGAGAACACCCGGATCATCGTCACCTCGGACCTGGACGAATTCGCCATTGCCGCGCTGCAGTCCGCCCCGGTGGACTCCTACGGCGTCGGCACCTCGCTGGTGACGGGCTCCGGCGCGCCGACGGCCAGCATGGTCTACAAGCTGGTCAGCCGCACCGACGACAACGGCGACTTTGTTGCGGTGGCCAAGGCGGCGAAGAACAAGACCAGCAAGGGCGGCCGGAAGTATGCCCTGCGCAAGCTCAACGAACGCGGTACCGCCAGCCAGGAGATCGTCGGGATCGGGCACCGCCCGGACGACGACGGCAACGACCGGCCGCTGCTGCAGCAGTTCATCAAGAACGGCGAGCTGCTGCCCGGCTGGACCGGGCCCGAAGGTGTGGTGCGGGCACGGCAACGCCACGCGGACAGCATGCGGGAGCTTCCTGCCGTGGTCAACCGGCTCCAGCGCGGCGAAGCAGCCATCCCCACCATCTACGAGGAGGACTGA
- a CDS encoding DEAD/DEAH box helicase, whose translation MTETLFGGPVLPPAYPERAAWGTAPKLRAWQQEALDSYFSTHPKDFLAVATPGAGKTTFALRVASMLVEAGVVNRVTIVAPTDHLKRQWADAAAKVGIAIDPNFKNADGQHGRGFIGVAVTYAQVASKPMLHRAKTEAARTLVILDEIHHGGEALSWGDGLREAFDPATRRLSLTGTPFRSDTSPIPFVEYAEDRDGIRRSKADYTYGYGKALRDHVVRPVMFMAYSGQMRWRTSAGDEMAASLGEAAVTKDIVSQAWRTALNPAGEWIPAVLVGADKRLSEVRRTVPDAGGLVIATDHDDARAYAGQLKRITGESPTVILSDDAKASSKIEEFSAGEKRWMVAVRMVSEGVDVPRLSVGVYATSTSTPLFFAQAVGRFVRARKRGETASVFLPSVPQLMALANSMEAERDHALDRPEKEDADGLFNPEDSLMDEANREEKASDTLMKGKFEALDSQASFDRVLFDGGEFGTGGEVGSEDELDFLGIPGLLDAEQVGTLLRQRQHEQLNRKNKRAPQGAASEPAPAVPDHRMLMDLRTELAKNVAAWSARTGTPHGVIHTKLRTVCGGPAVAQANEEQLQTRLRKLQDWFIGRK comes from the coding sequence GTGACTGAGACACTCTTTGGCGGGCCAGTGCTGCCCCCGGCCTATCCCGAGCGGGCCGCCTGGGGCACCGCACCCAAGCTCCGTGCCTGGCAGCAGGAAGCCCTGGACAGCTACTTCAGCACCCACCCCAAGGACTTCCTCGCGGTCGCCACCCCCGGCGCCGGTAAGACCACCTTCGCCCTCCGGGTGGCATCGATGCTGGTCGAGGCCGGGGTGGTGAACCGGGTGACCATCGTGGCCCCGACGGACCACCTGAAGCGCCAGTGGGCCGACGCCGCCGCCAAGGTCGGCATCGCCATCGATCCCAACTTCAAGAACGCGGACGGCCAGCATGGCCGCGGCTTCATCGGTGTCGCCGTCACGTACGCGCAGGTGGCCAGCAAACCGATGCTGCACCGGGCCAAGACCGAGGCAGCGCGCACGCTGGTGATCCTCGACGAAATCCACCACGGCGGCGAGGCGCTGTCCTGGGGCGACGGGCTGCGCGAAGCCTTCGATCCCGCCACCCGGCGCCTCTCGCTGACCGGTACGCCGTTCCGCTCGGACACCTCGCCCATCCCGTTCGTCGAGTACGCCGAGGACCGCGACGGGATCCGACGTTCCAAGGCCGACTACACCTACGGCTACGGAAAGGCCCTGCGCGACCACGTGGTCCGCCCGGTGATGTTTATGGCCTACTCCGGCCAGATGCGCTGGCGTACCAGTGCCGGCGACGAGATGGCCGCCTCCCTCGGCGAGGCCGCCGTGACCAAGGACATCGTGTCCCAGGCCTGGCGGACCGCGTTGAATCCGGCCGGCGAGTGGATCCCGGCCGTGCTGGTCGGCGCGGACAAGCGCCTCAGCGAGGTGCGGCGCACTGTGCCCGACGCCGGCGGCCTGGTCATCGCCACCGACCACGACGACGCCCGGGCCTACGCCGGCCAGTTGAAGCGGATCACCGGCGAGTCCCCCACGGTCATCCTCTCCGACGACGCGAAAGCCTCGTCCAAGATCGAGGAGTTCTCCGCCGGCGAGAAGCGCTGGATGGTCGCGGTCCGCATGGTGTCCGAAGGCGTGGACGTCCCGCGGCTTTCCGTCGGCGTCTATGCGACCTCCACGTCCACGCCGCTGTTCTTCGCCCAGGCTGTGGGCCGCTTCGTGCGTGCCCGCAAGCGCGGCGAGACGGCGTCGGTGTTCCTGCCCTCCGTGCCGCAGCTGATGGCGCTGGCGAACTCGATGGAGGCCGAACGGGACCACGCCCTGGACCGTCCGGAGAAGGAGGATGCCGACGGGCTGTTCAACCCCGAGGACTCGCTCATGGACGAGGCGAACCGCGAGGAAAAGGCCTCGGACACCCTGATGAAGGGCAAGTTCGAGGCGCTCGACTCGCAGGCCTCCTTCGACCGCGTCCTGTTCGACGGCGGCGAATTCGGCACCGGCGGCGAAGTAGGCTCCGAGGACGAGCTCGACTTCCTTGGTATCCCCGGCCTGCTCGACGCCGAACAGGTGGGCACCCTGCTGCGCCAGCGCCAGCACGAACAGCTCAACCGCAAGAACAAGCGCGCGCCCCAGGGAGCGGCCTCCGAGCCGGCGCCCGCAGTGCCGGACCACCGGATGCTGATGGACCTGCGCACCGAACTGGCCAAGAACGTCGCGGCCTGGTCCGCACGCACGGGCACCCCGCACGGCGTCATCCACACCAAGCTCCGGACCGTCTGCGGCGGTCCAGCCGTGGCGCAGGCCAACGAGGAGCAGCTGCAGACGCGGCTTCGGAAGCTCCAGGACTGGTTTATCGGCCGGAAGTAG
- the clpS gene encoding ATP-dependent Clp protease adapter ClpS, with the protein MTLSVALGPDTQESTQTGTAASTDVLTAPDIPWNLVIWNDPVNLMSYVSYVFRSYFGYSEAKANKLMLEVHKKGRSIVAHGSKEQVEQHAVAMHGYGLWATVEKATGGHGGGNGSGKGKGKRG; encoded by the coding sequence ATGACCCTTAGCGTTGCGCTCGGCCCTGACACCCAGGAGAGCACCCAGACCGGAACAGCGGCGTCCACCGACGTCCTGACCGCCCCGGACATCCCCTGGAACCTTGTGATCTGGAATGATCCGGTGAACCTGATGAGCTACGTGAGCTACGTCTTCCGCAGTTACTTCGGCTACTCCGAGGCGAAGGCCAACAAGCTCATGCTCGAGGTGCACAAGAAAGGCCGCTCCATCGTGGCGCACGGCAGCAAGGAGCAGGTGGAGCAGCACGCGGTCGCCATGCACGGCTACGGCCTCTGGGCCACCGTGGAGAAGGCCACCGGCGGCCACGGCGGCGGCAACGGATCAGGCAAGGGCAAGGGTAAGCGTGGCTAA
- a CDS encoding DUF2017 domain-containing protein has product MAKAFKDGLKGITGFLEPAERDLLRSLFDDVISMLEPEERPNQDPLAALVGLDSEAREPSDRALRRLLPNVMKDDDEASLEFRRYTERSLRESKIGALKAAALGLDKDELVLTPADARHWSTALNDVRLVLAERLDIRDDADAEHVHRMQDWSQAEDVESYLALVYNFTTWLQESLVQAMLASLEA; this is encoded by the coding sequence GTGGCTAAGGCATTCAAGGACGGGCTCAAGGGCATCACAGGCTTCCTGGAGCCGGCCGAGCGGGATCTGCTGCGCAGCCTCTTCGATGACGTCATTTCCATGCTGGAACCGGAGGAACGCCCCAACCAGGATCCTCTGGCCGCGCTCGTCGGGCTCGACAGCGAGGCCCGCGAACCGTCCGACCGGGCCCTGCGGCGCCTGCTGCCCAACGTGATGAAGGACGACGACGAGGCCTCCCTCGAGTTCCGCCGCTACACCGAGCGCTCGCTGCGCGAGAGCAAGATCGGCGCGCTGAAGGCGGCGGCCCTCGGCCTGGACAAGGACGAACTGGTGCTCACGCCCGCGGACGCCCGGCACTGGTCCACGGCGCTCAACGACGTCCGGCTGGTGCTCGCCGAACGCCTCGACATCCGGGACGACGCCGACGCCGAGCATGTCCACCGGATGCAGGACTGGTCCCAGGCGGAGGACGTTGAAAGCTACCTGGCCCTGGTGTACAACTTCACCACCTGGCTGCAGGAGTCCTTGGTCCAGGCGATGCTGGCCTCGCTCGAGGCGTAG
- a CDS encoding isochorismatase family protein codes for MSRALIIVDVQNDFCEGGALPVEGGAALAAEISEYVDAHHGQFDHIVATQDWHIEPGAHFSDEPDFVDSWPKHCVAGTRGAELHPDLDTEYIQAYFRKGQFTAAYSGFEGLLAPDDAVPTGDRTPGSLPVGGADAAEAFAAGEDAIGLDDWLQSHDVEEVVVVGIATDHCVKATALDAVQAGYSVTVLRGLTVGIAEDLDDAVAEMELGGVDIA; via the coding sequence ATGTCACGCGCCTTGATCATTGTTGACGTGCAGAACGATTTCTGCGAGGGCGGGGCGCTCCCTGTCGAGGGCGGGGCTGCCCTGGCCGCCGAGATCAGCGAATACGTCGACGCCCACCACGGGCAGTTCGACCACATCGTCGCCACCCAGGACTGGCACATCGAGCCCGGCGCGCACTTCTCGGACGAGCCGGACTTCGTCGACAGCTGGCCGAAGCACTGCGTCGCCGGAACCCGGGGTGCCGAGCTCCACCCGGACCTGGACACCGAATACATCCAGGCCTACTTCCGCAAGGGACAGTTCACCGCGGCCTACTCGGGTTTCGAGGGCCTGCTCGCCCCGGACGACGCCGTCCCCACCGGCGACCGCACGCCCGGCTCGCTGCCCGTCGGGGGCGCCGATGCCGCTGAGGCTTTCGCCGCCGGCGAGGATGCCATCGGCCTGGACGACTGGCTGCAGAGCCACGACGTCGAGGAGGTTGTGGTGGTGGGAATCGCCACCGACCACTGCGTCAAGGCCACCGCGCTGGACGCCGTCCAGGCCGGCTACTCCGTCACCGTGCTGCGCGGGCTCACCGTGGGCATCGCGGAAGACCTCGACGACGCCGTGGCCGAGATGGAACTCGGCGGCGTCGACATCGCCTGA
- the nagB gene encoding glucosamine-6-phosphate deaminase, whose product MEVVILPGGRPIAVLAADAIEALLKNKPDAVLGLATGSSPLPVYEELEQRHRRGLDFSRVRAFTLDEYVGLPPGHPGSYREVIRREFTGRVNISPENVHGPDGQAADVPAACRAFEEAIRAAGGVDLQLLGLGTDGHIGFNEPGSSLASRTRIKTLVEQTRRDNARFFSNLAEVPHHVITQGLGTILEARHVILLATGAQKAQAVRDLVEGPVAAICPASVLQLHPHVTVLLDEAAASSLRLADYYRHSYDSKPRWQGL is encoded by the coding sequence ATGGAAGTTGTGATCCTTCCGGGCGGCAGGCCGATCGCCGTCCTCGCCGCGGACGCGATCGAGGCACTGCTGAAGAACAAGCCCGACGCCGTCCTGGGCTTGGCCACCGGATCCTCGCCGCTGCCGGTGTATGAGGAGCTCGAGCAGCGGCACCGGCGCGGCTTGGATTTCAGCCGGGTCCGGGCTTTCACCCTGGACGAGTACGTGGGCCTCCCTCCCGGCCATCCCGGGTCCTATCGCGAAGTGATCCGGCGAGAATTCACCGGGCGCGTCAACATCAGCCCGGAGAACGTCCATGGTCCGGACGGGCAGGCCGCGGACGTCCCCGCCGCGTGCCGGGCCTTTGAGGAGGCCATCCGGGCCGCCGGGGGAGTGGACCTCCAGCTGCTGGGACTGGGGACCGACGGCCATATCGGTTTCAACGAGCCGGGCTCCTCGCTGGCCTCCCGGACCCGGATCAAAACCCTGGTGGAGCAGACGCGGCGAGACAACGCCCGGTTTTTCAGCAACCTCGCGGAGGTGCCGCACCATGTCATTACCCAGGGCCTGGGCACCATCCTCGAAGCCCGGCATGTGATCCTCCTCGCCACCGGGGCGCAGAAGGCGCAGGCGGTCCGGGACCTGGTGGAGGGCCCGGTGGCCGCCATCTGCCCGGCCTCGGTTCTGCAACTGCATCCGCACGTCACGGTCCTGCTGGACGAGGCCGCGGCGTCCTCGCTGCGACTCGCCGACTACTACCGGCACAGCTACGACAGCAAGCCGCGCTGGCAGGGCCTGTAA
- a CDS encoding DUF3039 domain-containing protein: MVGMTSMTDPALENDPANDPMRELSGAGTSTATIEREELRQEVEPGDRERFSHYVRKEKIMESALSGEPVIALCGKVWTPGRDPKKFPVCPECKEVYEGLRPGSDGGDSGK, encoded by the coding sequence ATGGTTGGCATGACCAGCATGACGGATCCAGCCCTGGAAAATGACCCGGCAAACGACCCGATGCGTGAGCTCTCCGGAGCCGGGACGTCTACGGCCACCATTGAGCGCGAGGAACTGCGGCAGGAAGTGGAGCCGGGCGACCGGGAGCGCTTCTCGCACTACGTCCGCAAGGAAAAGATCATGGAATCGGCCCTGTCGGGGGAGCCGGTTATCGCCCTCTGCGGCAAGGTGTGGACGCCCGGCCGCGACCCGAAGAAGTTCCCCGTATGCCCCGAGTGCAAAGAGGTCTATGAGGGCCTCCGTCCGGGAAGCGACGGCGGAGACTCGGGCAAATAA
- the rph gene encoding ribonuclease PH, protein MTSEALTAPVIRADGRTPDQLRPISITRGWSKQAEGSALIEFGNTRVLCTASLTEGVPRWLKGEGRGWVTAEYAMLPRATNTRSARESVKGKIGGRTHEISRLIGRSLRSIIDTKALGENTIVLDCDVLQADGGTRTAAITGAYVALAEAIRYARENKLIARNAQPLVDTIAAVSVGIIDGVPMLDLPYVEDVRAETDMNVVVTGSGKFVEVQGTAEGAPFDRDELNKLLDLALLGTEQLAAIQRETLAEAP, encoded by the coding sequence ATGACTTCCGAAGCCCTCACTGCCCCCGTCATCCGCGCCGATGGCCGCACCCCCGACCAGCTCCGCCCGATCAGCATCACCCGCGGCTGGTCCAAGCAGGCCGAAGGCTCGGCACTTATCGAGTTCGGCAACACCCGGGTACTCTGCACGGCGTCGCTGACCGAGGGTGTGCCGCGCTGGCTCAAGGGTGAGGGCCGGGGCTGGGTCACGGCCGAATACGCCATGCTGCCGCGGGCCACGAACACCCGCTCCGCCCGCGAGTCCGTCAAGGGCAAGATCGGCGGCCGCACCCACGAGATTTCCCGACTGATCGGCCGCTCGCTGCGCTCCATCATCGACACAAAGGCCCTCGGCGAAAACACGATCGTGCTGGACTGCGACGTCCTGCAGGCCGACGGCGGCACCCGCACCGCGGCGATCACCGGCGCCTACGTCGCCCTCGCCGAAGCGATCCGCTACGCCCGGGAGAACAAGCTGATCGCCCGCAACGCGCAGCCGCTGGTGGACACCATCGCAGCCGTCTCGGTAGGCATCATCGACGGCGTGCCGATGCTGGACCTGCCGTACGTGGAGGATGTCCGGGCCGAGACCGACATGAACGTCGTGGTGACCGGTTCGGGCAAGTTCGTCGAGGTCCAGGGCACCGCCGAGGGCGCTCCGTTCGACCGCGACGAGCTCAACAAACTGCTGGACCTGGCCCTGCTGGGCACGGAACAGCTCGCCGCGATCCAGCGCGAAACCCTGGCCGAGGCCCCGTGA
- a CDS encoding MBL fold metallo-hydrolase — translation MKLTIVGCTGSFPGPGSPASCYLLTAHDGERSWKIVLDLGSGALGAIQRYTDLEDIDGIFLTHLHPDHCMDLCGLHVAVRWKPGGWGRGRIPVWGPAATADRMATAYGLDLDPGMHEEFDFSNWSERKPVTMGPFTVTPFAVNHPVEEAYALRVEVTEPGKDGTPLTRVLSYSGDTDSCGGLEDAARDADLFLCEAAFEEGRDDGIKDVHLTGKRAAEAAVAAGARRLLLTHIPVWTSPTTVMAEAKEVFGQHVAVAVAGVHYTV, via the coding sequence GTGAAGCTGACCATCGTGGGGTGTACCGGGTCCTTTCCCGGTCCCGGCTCGCCGGCGTCGTGCTACCTGCTGACCGCGCACGACGGCGAGCGGAGCTGGAAGATCGTGCTGGACCTCGGCAGCGGCGCCCTCGGCGCGATCCAGCGCTACACGGACCTTGAGGACATCGACGGGATTTTCCTCACCCACCTGCATCCGGACCACTGCATGGACCTGTGCGGACTGCACGTCGCGGTGCGCTGGAAGCCCGGCGGCTGGGGGCGCGGCAGGATCCCGGTCTGGGGGCCGGCCGCGACCGCGGACCGGATGGCCACCGCCTACGGCCTGGACCTGGATCCGGGCATGCACGAGGAATTCGACTTCAGCAACTGGTCCGAGCGCAAACCGGTCACCATGGGCCCGTTCACGGTTACCCCGTTCGCGGTGAACCACCCGGTCGAGGAGGCCTACGCCCTGCGGGTGGAGGTGACCGAGCCGGGCAAGGACGGAACCCCGCTCACCCGCGTGCTGAGCTACTCGGGGGACACCGACTCCTGCGGCGGCCTCGAGGACGCCGCCCGGGACGCCGACTTGTTCCTGTGCGAGGCGGCGTTCGAAGAGGGCCGCGACGACGGCATCAAGGACGTCCATCTGACCGGCAAGCGTGCCGCCGAGGCCGCGGTTGCTGCCGGGGCGCGTCGGCTGCTGCTGACGCACATCCCGGTGTGGACGTCCCCGACGACCGTGATGGCGGAAGCCAAGGAAGTCTTCGGCCAGCACGTGGCCGTTGCCGTGGCGGGCGTGCACTACACCGTCTAA